From the Leucobacter tenebrionis genome, one window contains:
- a CDS encoding helix-turn-helix transcriptional regulator yields MRKNVLAPERVLLLLSLIPYLREHGPTPVPQLAEAFDVAPDLLRRLVRFLGTAGVPGETLSYQHEDLFDIDWDALERDDVVSLTRTVAVDDAPRFAPSETAALIAGLQALTPMLPEADARVAQRTAAKLGAALGAGAPTLSVTADDRDPRIPIIVSAIDAGRALAFDYRDAAGRASSRTVDPLVLTQQAGAWYLRAHCRDRDAPRSFRVDQMSDVRALELAADPHDLPAEEARVSFDLVASLPAHLLPRIRGFEPETIGESPEGRVRVRIEAWHEGAAIRLVQTAPGEIVIESPEHAREAVRAWAEQALGVGSAVHTPRTGIN; encoded by the coding sequence ATGCGTAAGAATGTGCTCGCCCCCGAGCGGGTGCTGCTGCTGCTCTCCCTGATCCCGTATCTCCGCGAGCACGGCCCGACACCCGTGCCGCAGCTCGCGGAGGCCTTCGACGTCGCCCCCGATCTGCTGCGCCGGCTCGTGCGCTTCCTCGGCACGGCGGGGGTGCCGGGCGAGACGCTGAGTTATCAGCACGAGGATCTCTTCGATATCGACTGGGACGCGCTCGAGCGAGACGACGTCGTCAGCCTCACGCGCACGGTCGCCGTCGACGATGCTCCCCGGTTCGCGCCCTCGGAGACCGCCGCCCTGATCGCGGGCCTGCAGGCGCTCACGCCGATGCTGCCCGAAGCCGACGCGCGGGTCGCGCAGCGGACCGCTGCGAAGCTGGGCGCGGCGCTGGGGGCGGGAGCCCCGACGCTGTCGGTGACGGCGGACGATCGGGATCCGCGGATCCCGATCATCGTCTCGGCGATCGACGCGGGCCGCGCGCTGGCGTTCGACTACCGCGACGCGGCCGGACGCGCCAGCTCGCGCACGGTCGATCCGCTCGTGCTCACCCAGCAGGCCGGCGCCTGGTACCTGCGCGCGCACTGCCGAGACCGTGACGCGCCGCGCAGCTTCCGCGTCGACCAGATGAGCGACGTTCGCGCGCTGGAGCTCGCGGCCGATCCGCACGACCTGCCCGCCGAGGAGGCGCGCGTCTCCTTCGATCTCGTGGCGAGCCTGCCGGCGCACCTGCTCCCGCGCATCAGGGGATTCGAGCCCGAGACGATCGGGGAGTCCCCGGAGGGGCGCGTTCGGGTGCGCATCGAGGCGTGGCACGAGGGAGCAGCGATCCGGCTCGTGCAGACCGCGCCGGGCGAGATCGTGATCGAGTCGCCCGAGCACGCCCGCGAGGCGGTGCGGGCCTGGGCCGAGCAGGCGCTCGGGGTGGGCTCTGCGGTGCATACCCCGCGCACTGGGATAAACTGA
- a CDS encoding helix-turn-helix transcriptional regulator, protein MSGRVPGEQRVFSLVLALVVSPAGLTKQELLSSVHGYADRARSASDRAALDRQFERDKEQLRELGIQIETLDSPTEPGNNQLTRYRISKDQLEFPSELRFDERELMLLRLAALAWREGSLSVESRRAAMRLEALGAGLDVQHLGVAPSLGTAEPAAAPLQRAIDGGRTVRFDYAVPGRGAPLERRAAPLRLHRLDGRWHLVAWDLDRDADRTFLLSRIVGEVRLTSERFDPSLRERGDAAIAELLALRESRRAELLVRRGSIAEARLAPRALEAPRSGEDGDAPGSETAGRIALVVGMLDPHLLAEEIIGYGAEVVVTAPESLRDLVTGGLRRIAAAHGGAAARSARAVSEGDADA, encoded by the coding sequence GTGAGCGGTCGCGTTCCCGGCGAGCAGCGCGTCTTCAGCCTCGTTCTCGCCCTCGTCGTGAGCCCGGCCGGGCTCACGAAGCAGGAACTGCTGTCGTCGGTGCACGGGTACGCCGACCGCGCCCGATCCGCGTCCGATCGGGCCGCGCTCGACCGCCAGTTCGAGCGTGACAAGGAGCAGCTGCGCGAACTCGGCATTCAGATCGAAACCCTCGACTCTCCGACGGAGCCGGGCAACAACCAGCTCACCCGCTACCGCATCTCGAAGGATCAGCTCGAGTTCCCGAGCGAACTGCGCTTCGACGAGCGCGAGCTCATGCTGCTGCGCCTCGCGGCGCTCGCCTGGCGAGAGGGCAGCTTGAGCGTCGAGTCGCGCCGCGCAGCCATGAGGCTCGAAGCCCTGGGCGCCGGACTCGACGTGCAGCACCTCGGTGTCGCGCCGAGCCTCGGCACGGCCGAGCCCGCGGCCGCCCCGCTGCAGCGCGCGATCGACGGCGGCCGCACGGTGCGCTTCGACTACGCCGTGCCGGGGCGAGGGGCGCCGCTCGAGCGGCGAGCGGCGCCCCTGCGACTGCACCGGCTCGACGGACGCTGGCACCTCGTGGCGTGGGATCTCGACAGGGACGCGGATCGCACGTTCCTGCTTTCGCGCATCGTCGGGGAGGTGCGCCTGACGAGCGAGCGCTTCGACCCCTCCCTGCGAGAGCGCGGAGACGCGGCGATCGCCGAACTGCTCGCCCTGCGCGAGAGCCGCAGAGCTGAGCTGCTCGTGCGACGCGGAAGCATCGCCGAGGCGCGCCTCGCCCCGCGCGCGCTCGAGGCGCCCCGCTCGGGCGAGGACGGCGACGCGCCCGGCTCGGAGACCGCAGGCCGAATCGCACTCGTGGTCGGCATGCTCGACCCCCACCTTCTCGCGGAGGAGATCATCGGGTACGGGGCGGAGGTCGTGGTGACGGCCCCCGAGAGCCTGCGAGACCTGGTGACCGGCGGCCTGCGGAGGATCGCGGCGGCGCACGGCGGAGCTGCCGCTCGCAGCGCACGCGCCGTGTCTGAGGGAGACGCCGATGCGTAA
- a CDS encoding SDR family oxidoreductase — translation MTQILEPGSLAGRRALVTGSSRGIGADTVRYFAEAGADVVVNFRNKAPRAEKLAEQLRELGVRALVQGADLTDPESVAAMMDAVREEFGGLDILVLNASGGMESGMEEDYALKLNRDAQLSVLDAALPLLGEGARVVFVTSHQAHFIRTTPTMPEYEGVALSKRAGEDALRERIPELEERGIGFTVVSGDMIEGTVTATLLNRLNPGAIEERREQAGKLYNVSEFAAEVARAAVDPVPADNTRLVGDTSSFGAEDK, via the coding sequence GTGACTCAGATTCTTGAACCGGGCAGTCTGGCCGGCCGCCGCGCGCTCGTGACGGGGTCCTCCCGCGGTATCGGCGCCGACACGGTGCGGTATTTCGCCGAGGCCGGCGCGGACGTGGTGGTCAACTTCCGAAACAAGGCTCCGCGGGCTGAGAAGCTCGCCGAGCAGTTGCGCGAGCTGGGGGTCCGAGCCCTGGTGCAGGGCGCGGATCTCACCGATCCCGAGTCGGTCGCGGCGATGATGGATGCGGTGCGCGAGGAGTTCGGCGGCCTGGACATCCTCGTGCTCAACGCCTCGGGCGGCATGGAGAGCGGCATGGAGGAGGACTACGCGCTGAAGCTGAACCGCGATGCGCAGCTCTCGGTGCTCGACGCTGCGCTGCCGCTGCTGGGCGAGGGGGCTCGCGTCGTCTTCGTGACCAGCCACCAGGCGCACTTCATCCGCACCACTCCCACGATGCCCGAGTACGAGGGCGTGGCGCTCTCGAAGCGGGCGGGTGAGGACGCGCTGCGCGAGCGGATCCCGGAGCTGGAGGAGCGCGGGATCGGCTTCACCGTGGTCTCGGGTGACATGATCGAGGGCACCGTCACCGCGACGCTGCTCAACCGGCTCAACCCCGGGGCGATCGAGGAGCGGCGCGAGCAGGCCGGCAAGCTCTACAACGTGTCCGAGTTCGCGGCCGAGGTCGCCCGGGCCGCGGTGGACCCCGTTCCCGCCGACAACACCCGTCTCGTGGGCGATACGAGCAGCTTCGGCGCAGAGGACAAGTAG
- a CDS encoding DEAD/DEAH box helicase yields the protein MTGESALDAFAARIGYPLDAFQRSACERLEEGRSVLVAAPTGSGKTTVAEFAVYLARRERDARIFYTAPIKALSNQKFHELCEEYGEDEVGLLTGDVNLRGDAPIVVMTTEVLRNMIYAEGGEDSGGSRGSRAGLDGLAFVVLDEVHYLGDRWRGAVWEEIILHLPREVRLVSLSATVSNAEEFGDWMHAVRGDTDVILSEHRPVPLYQHVLTSKALLPLYVGRDGETAATASGGRLNPELRMLDGRGYSRGGGRGDRDGGGRGHGERGRGGQGRDERDRGNGRGQRRGGRSHGYADRGRARGGPPLRRSRRVSRADIARALDETGLLPAIVFVFSRNGCDQAVRQCLFEGIALTSREEREEIRRIARSATRDMSDEERRVLGVREWVAGLERGIAAHHAGLLPTFKTVVEQLFQRRLVKLVFATETLALGINMPARAVVIERLDKFNGEQRVPLTSGEYTQLTGRAGRRGIDTEGHAVVVWNDGVDLEALAHLAGARSFPVRSSFRPTPNMAVNLLQRMDTEQVRETLELSFAQFQADRAVVDQARELRAEQESLAGYDAAAARAQGADRKRWEDRARKLRRRIERGRRQIASRTGTIARTFDRVVDLLFDLDYLEGPADEPEVAPWGELLRRIYGERDLLVAECLRRDALRGLDAAGLAAMCCVLSYEPRRDDEGEPRLPGGRLFADAHDRVLDLWVELDDLFERYRLPRSEMPHAGLASAMHSWASGTPIEVVLERSGIGAGDFVRWAKQTIDLLDQIAQACETAVQTGPAHAPAGRDAGAGRAAGLDEDRLGELAKLAREAKRGVRRGIVEASSAS from the coding sequence GTGACCGGGGAGAGCGCCCTCGACGCGTTCGCTGCGCGTATCGGCTACCCGCTCGACGCGTTCCAGCGCTCCGCCTGCGAGCGGCTCGAAGAGGGCCGCAGCGTGCTCGTCGCGGCTCCGACCGGGTCGGGCAAGACCACGGTGGCGGAGTTCGCCGTCTACCTGGCGCGGCGCGAGCGCGACGCGCGCATCTTCTACACGGCGCCCATCAAGGCGCTCTCGAATCAGAAGTTCCACGAGCTGTGCGAGGAGTACGGCGAGGACGAGGTGGGCCTGCTCACCGGTGACGTCAACCTGCGCGGCGACGCCCCGATCGTGGTGATGACGACCGAGGTACTGCGCAACATGATCTACGCCGAAGGCGGCGAGGACAGCGGCGGTTCACGTGGCTCGCGCGCGGGTCTCGACGGTCTCGCCTTCGTCGTGCTCGACGAGGTGCACTACCTCGGCGACCGCTGGCGCGGCGCCGTGTGGGAGGAGATCATCCTGCACCTGCCGCGCGAGGTGCGGCTCGTGTCGCTCTCGGCGACGGTGTCGAACGCCGAGGAGTTCGGCGACTGGATGCACGCGGTGCGCGGCGACACCGACGTGATCCTCTCCGAGCACCGGCCGGTGCCGCTCTACCAGCACGTGCTCACGTCGAAGGCGCTGCTGCCGCTGTACGTCGGCAGAGACGGCGAGACGGCCGCGACCGCCTCGGGCGGCCGGCTCAACCCCGAGCTGCGCATGCTCGACGGGCGCGGGTACTCCCGCGGGGGCGGCCGGGGCGATCGCGACGGCGGCGGCCGGGGACACGGAGAGCGTGGTCGCGGCGGCCAGGGCCGGGATGAACGGGATCGCGGAAACGGCCGGGGCCAGCGCCGCGGCGGCCGCAGCCATGGTTACGCCGATCGCGGGCGCGCCCGCGGCGGGCCGCCCCTGCGCCGCTCGCGCCGCGTCTCCCGCGCCGACATCGCCCGGGCGCTCGACGAGACCGGCCTGCTGCCCGCGATCGTCTTCGTGTTCAGCCGCAACGGCTGCGACCAGGCCGTGCGGCAGTGCCTGTTCGAGGGCATCGCCCTGACCTCGCGCGAGGAGCGCGAGGAGATCAGGCGCATCGCGCGATCCGCCACCCGCGACATGAGCGACGAGGAGCGCCGCGTGCTCGGCGTGCGCGAGTGGGTGGCCGGCCTCGAGCGCGGCATCGCGGCGCACCACGCCGGCCTGCTCCCGACGTTCAAGACGGTGGTCGAGCAGCTGTTCCAGCGCCGTCTCGTGAAACTCGTCTTCGCCACAGAGACCCTCGCGCTCGGCATCAACATGCCCGCGCGAGCCGTGGTGATCGAGCGACTCGACAAGTTTAACGGCGAGCAGCGCGTACCGCTCACTTCGGGGGAGTACACGCAGCTCACCGGGCGGGCCGGTCGGCGCGGCATCGACACCGAGGGGCACGCGGTGGTGGTCTGGAACGACGGGGTCGATCTCGAGGCCCTCGCGCACCTCGCGGGGGCGCGGTCCTTCCCCGTGCGCTCGAGCTTCAGGCCCACTCCGAACATGGCCGTCAACCTGCTGCAACGGATGGATACCGAGCAGGTGCGCGAGACCCTCGAACTCTCGTTCGCGCAGTTCCAGGCGGATCGCGCGGTGGTCGACCAGGCCCGTGAACTGCGCGCCGAGCAGGAGTCCCTCGCGGGCTACGACGCCGCTGCCGCGCGCGCCCAGGGCGCCGATCGCAAGCGCTGGGAGGATCGCGCGCGCAAGCTGCGCCGCCGGATCGAGCGCGGTCGCAGGCAGATCGCGTCGCGCACGGGGACCATCGCCCGCACCTTCGATCGGGTGGTCGATCTGCTCTTCGACCTCGACTACCTCGAGGGCCCCGCAGACGAGCCGGAGGTCGCCCCGTGGGGCGAACTGCTGCGCCGGATCTACGGCGAGCGGGATCTGCTGGTGGCCGAGTGCCTGCGCCGAGACGCACTGCGAGGGCTCGACGCGGCGGGCCTCGCCGCGATGTGCTGCGTGCTCAGCTACGAGCCGAGGCGCGACGACGAGGGAGAGCCCAGGCTGCCTGGCGGCCGGCTCTTCGCCGACGCCCACGACCGCGTGCTCGACCTGTGGGTGGAGCTCGACGACCTCTTCGAGCGCTACCGGCTGCCGCGCAGCGAGATGCCCCATGCCGGGCTCGCCTCCGCGATGCACTCCTGGGCCTCGGGCACGCCGATCGAGGTCGTGCTCGAGCGGTCGGGGATCGGCGCCGGCGACTTCGTGCGCTGGGCGAAGCAGACCATCGACCTGCTCGATCAGATCGCGCAGGCGTGCGAGACCGCCGTGCAGACCGGGCCGGCGCACGCGCCCGCGGGGCGCGATGCTGGTGCGGGTCGCGCGGCCGGGCTCGACGAGGACCGCCTGGGCGAGCTCGCGAAGCTCGCACGGGAGGCGAAGCGCGGGGTGCGCCGCGGCATCGTCGAGGCGTCGAGCGCGTCGTGA
- the tatC gene encoding twin-arginine translocase subunit TatC, with amino-acid sequence MAEKARKKRNSEGRMSLGEHLVELRKRLLISAIAIVIALVAGWFLSDWVWDVLRQPVIDIQEQQGRNAQINYGDITSAFDTKVQIALFIAILLACPVWLYQIWAFIAPGLTRKEKLTAFGFLGTAVPLFLLGAYAGWLVIPNIVRLLTSFAPQEDAAFITARGYLDFAIKLLLAIGVGFVMPVFLVFLNFIGVLRGKSILKSWRVALLCIILFAGIATPAADLMSMFLLAAPIVVLYFGAALVTILHDRRVDKRQAKELAEYGLAEEPSTRPGKRGAGDAV; translated from the coding sequence ATGGCAGAAAAGGCGCGCAAGAAGCGCAATTCCGAGGGGCGCATGAGCCTCGGGGAGCACCTCGTCGAGCTCCGCAAGCGCCTCCTCATCTCGGCCATAGCGATCGTGATCGCGCTCGTCGCCGGCTGGTTCCTCTCCGACTGGGTATGGGACGTGCTCCGGCAGCCCGTCATCGATATCCAGGAGCAGCAGGGACGCAACGCTCAGATCAACTACGGCGACATCACGAGCGCCTTCGATACGAAGGTGCAGATCGCCCTGTTCATCGCGATCCTGCTCGCCTGCCCCGTCTGGCTCTACCAGATCTGGGCCTTCATCGCGCCCGGGCTCACCCGCAAGGAGAAGCTGACCGCCTTCGGCTTCCTCGGCACCGCGGTGCCGCTCTTCCTGCTCGGGGCATACGCGGGCTGGCTGGTGATCCCGAACATCGTGCGCCTGCTCACCAGTTTCGCCCCCCAAGAGGACGCCGCCTTCATCACCGCGCGCGGCTACCTGGACTTCGCGATCAAACTGCTGCTCGCGATCGGAGTGGGCTTCGTCATGCCCGTCTTCCTCGTCTTCCTCAACTTCATCGGGGTGCTGAGGGGCAAGTCGATCCTGAAGAGCTGGCGGGTCGCGCTGCTGTGCATCATCCTGTTCGCGGGGATCGCGACGCCGGCCGCCGACCTCATGAGCATGTTCCTGCTCGCCGCGCCCATCGTCGTGCTGTACTTCGGCGCGGCACTCGTCACGATCCTGCACGATCGACGGGTCGACAAGCGGCAGGCGAAGGAGCTCGCCGAGTACGGCCTCGCCGAGGAGCCGTCGACCCGACCGGGCAAGCGCGGTGCCGGAGACGCGGTGTGA
- a CDS encoding RNA polymerase-binding protein RbpA, which translates to MADRTLRGTRIGATSLQGEEGVELSPRRTVEYLTDRGVRFSVLFDADAEPPAEWVDQKTGEIGFLDDEAGRAARAEFEEKESSQRTPWDMLIERRSREELEELLEERLQLLRARRGSQ; encoded by the coding sequence ATGGCTGATCGAACGCTTAGAGGAACGCGCATCGGCGCGACGAGTCTGCAGGGCGAGGAGGGCGTCGAGCTCTCGCCCAGACGCACCGTCGAGTATCTGACGGACAGAGGGGTGCGGTTCAGCGTGCTCTTCGACGCCGACGCCGAGCCGCCAGCCGAGTGGGTGGATCAGAAGACAGGCGAGATCGGATTCCTCGACGACGAGGCCGGCCGGGCCGCTCGCGCGGAGTTCGAGGAGAAGGAGTCCTCGCAGCGCACGCCCTGGGACATGCTCATCGAGCGCCGCAGCCGCGAGGAGCTCGAGGAACTGCTCGAGGAGCGCCTGCAGCTGCTGCGCGCGCGGCGCGGCTCGCAGTAG
- the lnt gene encoding apolipoprotein N-acyltransferase — protein sequence MTGRIVHLPWWASVLAAAAGGYLLDVASPELAWWPAAFAGAALILASVWQQRWALGLLAGFVAGAAFWGPHISWLTLYLGPVPWLGLCAVMILWFALFGIAAAVATRGLALLGRNGFRAWWIVLCQAAAAAGLWVLREEVQGAWPYGGFAWGRLAHTQADGPLAQAVSWLGFAGLSGAIAFAVALPVAAVFLCRPRRVALPALAGSLVILVVLALAPAAALPQTGTLRVAAVQGNSKSGIFDDRESGDVLRDHLVATERLLDELEAERENVDVIVWPENSAEFGLPDNPLASQRIARLAKRADAPIVVGTVLENPDGSYTNSSLVWSADGPEPVRYDKRYPVPFAEYMPNREFFHALAPDLVDLVQLEYAHGRLPAAFDVTTPAGAVRAGLAICFDIIFDAHAVGMVDEGAEVIFAQTNNADFGRTDESAQQLAIARLRAVETGRALINISTVGTSAVVDPSGRDLAALEPFTADAMVAEVPLVTGKTSALRLGSGIAAAWMIAGALGLAAGALSRMRGRR from the coding sequence GTGACGGGGAGGATCGTGCACCTGCCGTGGTGGGCCTCGGTGCTCGCCGCGGCCGCGGGCGGGTACCTGCTCGATGTCGCGAGCCCGGAGCTCGCGTGGTGGCCGGCGGCTTTCGCGGGTGCCGCGCTGATCCTCGCGTCTGTCTGGCAGCAGCGCTGGGCGCTCGGACTGCTGGCCGGTTTCGTCGCGGGCGCCGCGTTCTGGGGGCCCCACATCTCCTGGCTCACGCTCTACCTCGGCCCGGTGCCGTGGCTCGGCCTGTGCGCGGTGATGATCCTCTGGTTCGCACTGTTCGGGATCGCGGCCGCGGTCGCGACGCGGGGGCTCGCGCTGCTGGGCCGGAACGGGTTCCGCGCATGGTGGATAGTGCTCTGCCAGGCGGCCGCGGCGGCCGGGCTCTGGGTGCTGCGCGAGGAGGTGCAGGGGGCCTGGCCCTACGGCGGCTTCGCCTGGGGGAGGCTCGCGCACACGCAGGCCGACGGGCCGCTCGCCCAGGCGGTGTCGTGGCTGGGGTTCGCCGGGCTCTCCGGGGCGATCGCGTTCGCGGTCGCGCTTCCGGTCGCCGCGGTGTTCCTCTGCCGCCCGCGCCGGGTCGCGCTTCCGGCTCTCGCCGGTTCCCTCGTGATCCTGGTCGTTCTGGCGCTCGCCCCCGCGGCCGCTCTGCCCCAGACAGGAACGCTGCGGGTCGCGGCCGTGCAGGGCAACTCGAAGTCGGGCATCTTCGACGACCGCGAGTCGGGCGATGTGCTGCGCGACCACCTCGTGGCGACCGAGCGGCTGCTCGACGAGCTCGAGGCGGAGCGCGAGAACGTCGACGTGATCGTGTGGCCCGAGAACAGCGCCGAGTTCGGGCTGCCCGACAACCCGCTCGCATCGCAACGGATCGCGCGCCTCGCGAAGCGCGCCGACGCGCCCATCGTCGTGGGCACGGTCCTGGAGAATCCCGACGGCAGCTACACCAACAGCTCACTGGTCTGGAGCGCCGACGGTCCGGAGCCCGTGCGCTATGACAAGCGCTACCCCGTGCCCTTCGCCGAGTACATGCCCAATCGCGAGTTCTTCCACGCCCTCGCGCCCGATCTGGTCGACCTCGTGCAACTGGAGTACGCGCACGGCCGACTGCCCGCGGCCTTCGATGTGACGACGCCTGCGGGGGCCGTGCGCGCCGGTCTCGCCATCTGCTTCGACATCATCTTCGACGCGCACGCCGTCGGGATGGTCGACGAGGGTGCCGAGGTGATCTTCGCGCAGACGAACAACGCGGATTTCGGGCGCACCGACGAGAGCGCGCAGCAGCTCGCGATCGCGAGGCTGCGCGCCGTCGAGACCGGGCGCGCGCTCATCAACATCTCCACGGTCGGCACGAGCGCCGTCGTGGATCCGAGCGGACGCGATCTCGCCGCGCTCGAGCCGTTCACCGCCGACGCGATGGTCGCAGAGGTGCCGCTCGTCACAGGGAAGACTTCCGCGCTGCGCCTCGGGTCGGGCATCGCCGCGGCGTGGATGATCGCGGGCGCACTCGGGCTCGCCGCCGGAGCGCTGTCGCGGATGAGAGGGCGCCGGTGA